In Candidatus Delongbacteria bacterium, one genomic interval encodes:
- a CDS encoding sugar nucleotide-binding protein, translating into MDLLITGAGGLLGGRLAQHLAERHRVTLLTHLSDPGLELESRPCDLRAGGDRLEVLLDELAPEVVIHCAAESRPAVFAEDPRSARLLNVDAPVRIAAWCRRRDRRLIHFSSDTVYPGEGPARHEGGPTGPENAYGHSKLESERGVLKHLPHATVMRMSLLYGKPLARGNSFSGWLLERAAAGGPVPVFRDNLRRMLAVSQVCDVVEALLENPHQGIMNLGGGELLSREQFARRLFQHLGLDQGLLDVRSQREVHLAVPLPRDLEMNLECLQAWWGHPLPSVSDGLIREYPLS; encoded by the coding sequence ATGGACCTGCTGATCACGGGCGCCGGTGGCCTGCTTGGAGGACGGCTGGCGCAGCACCTGGCCGAGCGGCACCGTGTGACCCTGCTGACCCACCTCTCCGATCCTGGACTCGAGCTGGAATCCCGACCCTGTGATCTGCGCGCTGGTGGCGACCGGCTGGAAGTCCTGCTGGACGAGCTGGCCCCGGAAGTCGTGATCCACTGTGCCGCCGAGTCCCGTCCGGCCGTGTTCGCCGAGGATCCGCGCAGCGCACGTCTGCTGAATGTGGACGCGCCCGTGCGCATTGCCGCCTGGTGCCGCCGACGGGATCGCCGATTGATTCATTTCAGCAGTGACACGGTGTATCCGGGCGAAGGTCCGGCACGCCACGAAGGGGGACCCACGGGCCCCGAGAACGCCTACGGTCACTCCAAGCTGGAATCGGAACGCGGCGTGCTGAAGCATCTGCCTCACGCCACCGTGATGCGCATGAGCCTGCTCTACGGAAAGCCCCTGGCCCGGGGCAACAGTTTTTCCGGCTGGTTGCTCGAGCGGGCCGCCGCGGGAGGACCGGTGCCCGTGTTTCGCGACAATCTGCGCCGGATGCTGGCCGTGTCCCAGGTCTGCGACGTGGTCGAGGCCCTGCTGGAGAACCCGCATCAGGGCATCATGAATCTGGGAGGCGGCGAGCTGCTCAGCCGCGAGCAATTCGCGCGCCGACTGTTCCAGCATCTGGGCCTGGATCAAGGGCTGCTGGACGTCAGGTCCCAGCGGGAGGTCCATCTGGCCGTGCCCCTGCCCCGTGATCTGGAGATGAACCTGGAATGCTTGCAGGCCTGGTGGGGCCACCCCCTGCCGAGCGTGAGCGATGGACTGATCCGGGAGTATCCGCTGTCCTGA
- the lgt gene encoding prolipoprotein diacylglyceryl transferase — MLATLHWNLSPELFRLGPLAVRWYGLLFMGAFMLGFWLMNRVYLREQRKQEDLDRLLIVTMAGTVIGARLGHCLFYDPAWYLANPLQILKVWQGGLASHGAAVGIVLSTWIFSRSRPDQTLLWLLDRLVVVIALAGMLIRMGNFFNSEIVGIPTTVPWAVVFERVDALPRHPVQLYESICYGLIFVLLYGLLERHWKRMVPGQLLGLFLVLVFGVRFVLEFFKTSQTDFSMPGPLSMGQWLSIPAVAIGLWLIQRARRAAGVIQPNS; from the coding sequence CTGCTTGCCACCCTGCACTGGAACCTGTCTCCCGAACTGTTCCGCCTTGGCCCGCTTGCCGTACGCTGGTACGGTCTGCTGTTCATGGGGGCTTTCATGCTGGGCTTCTGGCTGATGAACCGGGTCTATCTGCGCGAACAGCGCAAGCAGGAGGATCTGGATCGGCTGCTGATCGTGACCATGGCCGGCACGGTCATCGGCGCCCGGCTGGGGCATTGCCTGTTCTACGATCCGGCCTGGTACCTCGCCAATCCTCTGCAGATCCTCAAGGTCTGGCAGGGTGGGCTGGCCAGCCATGGGGCAGCAGTGGGCATCGTGCTCAGCACCTGGATCTTCTCGCGTTCCCGCCCCGATCAGACTCTGCTCTGGCTGCTCGATCGGCTGGTGGTCGTGATCGCGCTGGCCGGCATGTTGATCCGGATGGGCAACTTCTTCAACTCCGAGATCGTCGGGATACCCACCACGGTGCCCTGGGCCGTGGTGTTCGAACGGGTGGACGCGCTGCCCCGCCATCCGGTCCAGCTGTATGAATCCATCTGTTATGGCCTGATTTTCGTGCTGTTGTACGGGCTGCTAGAGCGGCACTGGAAGCGCATGGTTCCAGGCCAGCTGCTGGGCCTGTTCCTGGTGCTGGTCTTCGGAGTCCGCTTCGTGCTGGAGTTCTTCAAGACCAGTCAGACCGATTTCTCAATGCCCGGCCCTTTGTCCATGGGGCAGTGGCTGTCGATTCCGGCCGTGGCCATCGGGCTGTGGCTGATCCAGCGGGCGCGCCGTGCTGCGGGCGTCATTCAACCCAATTCCTGA
- a CDS encoding TetR/AcrR family transcriptional regulator: protein MSSHPAPEFPEESAPARLLVAARACLVERGHAACSVKLIATQAGVNHGLVHHYFGSKEGLFAAMLDQLDQEMDQQSVDADTPLDLQEFLLDIVFVRAPLLNEIHGLARQHPQIRERFARFLERRRNQIGELLGLEDPQRLRLFTAMVQGLAMQSQVERNLPLYSLVESMVRLFGRQGGATPGPVPPSVPTPETPRS, encoded by the coding sequence GTGAGCTCACACCCCGCTCCCGAGTTTCCCGAAGAGTCGGCACCCGCGCGTCTGCTGGTGGCGGCTCGCGCCTGCCTCGTGGAGCGCGGGCATGCGGCCTGCTCGGTCAAGCTGATCGCCACCCAGGCGGGAGTGAACCATGGGCTGGTCCACCATTACTTCGGCTCCAAGGAAGGGCTGTTCGCGGCCATGCTGGACCAGCTGGACCAGGAAATGGACCAGCAGTCGGTGGACGCGGACACTCCCCTGGACCTGCAGGAGTTCCTGCTGGACATCGTCTTCGTCCGGGCTCCACTTCTGAACGAGATCCATGGCCTGGCCCGGCAGCATCCCCAGATCCGCGAGCGCTTCGCGCGTTTTCTCGAGCGTCGTCGCAATCAGATCGGGGAGCTGCTGGGCCTGGAAGACCCCCAGCGACTGCGCCTCTTCACCGCCATGGTGCAGGGACTGGCCATGCAAAGCCAGGTCGAGCGCAACCTTCCTCTCTATTCCCTCGTAGAAAGCATGGTCCGGCTCTTCGGCCGACAGGGGGGGGCGACTCCCGGACCGGTGCCACCCAGCGTGCCGACACCGGAAACACCCCGATCCTGA
- the dctP gene encoding TRAP transporter substrate-binding protein DctP, which yields MTLPARRSSSGLCMLLLALACLVSRPAQAEDPATLIKFATVAPRNSTWMNIMEELDTEVRSATANRVGFKFYPGGVQGDELDVIRKIKINQIQAAGFTGVGLGAIQPAARILDLPFLFTTAEQVDAVREGMFDRFASLFREKNFELLGWAEVGFVHFFSQQPIRTLDDLRQQKMWLWEGDPLASAYFKELGLKPVPLALPDVLTSFQTGLINAAYASPYGASVLQWQSRVNHVSDLAMANASGAVLVSDKAWNKLSAADQATVRQIARKHLRRLTLESRRENQEAMDAFLKAGITQINSSESEHARFEEIGTRVQNALAGDLYSRELLNDVRQALAGAAGN from the coding sequence ATGACCCTCCCAGCCAGAAGATCTTCCAGCGGGCTGTGCATGCTGCTGCTGGCGCTTGCCTGCCTGGTGTCCCGCCCCGCGCAGGCCGAGGATCCGGCGACCCTGATCAAGTTCGCCACGGTGGCGCCCCGCAATTCCACCTGGATGAACATCATGGAAGAGCTGGATACCGAAGTCCGCAGCGCCACCGCCAATCGGGTGGGATTCAAATTCTACCCGGGCGGAGTCCAGGGCGACGAGCTGGACGTGATCCGCAAGATCAAGATCAACCAGATCCAGGCCGCTGGTTTCACGGGGGTCGGGCTGGGCGCCATTCAACCGGCCGCCCGGATCCTTGACCTGCCCTTCCTGTTCACCACGGCCGAACAGGTCGATGCGGTGCGCGAAGGCATGTTCGACCGTTTCGCCTCGCTGTTCCGCGAGAAGAATTTCGAACTGCTGGGTTGGGCCGAAGTGGGCTTCGTGCACTTCTTCAGCCAGCAGCCGATCCGCACTCTGGATGATCTGCGTCAGCAGAAGATGTGGCTCTGGGAAGGTGATCCGCTTGCCAGCGCCTACTTCAAGGAACTGGGTCTCAAACCCGTGCCCCTGGCCCTGCCCGATGTGCTGACCAGTTTCCAGACCGGATTGATCAATGCGGCCTATGCCTCGCCCTATGGCGCCAGTGTGCTGCAGTGGCAGAGCCGTGTGAATCACGTGAGCGATCTGGCCATGGCCAACGCCAGTGGTGCCGTCCTGGTGAGCGACAAGGCCTGGAACAAGCTCAGCGCCGCCGATCAGGCCACCGTGCGCCAGATCGCCCGCAAGCACCTGCGCCGCCTGACCCTGGAAAGTCGCCGCGAGAACCAGGAAGCCATGGATGCCTTCCTCAAGGCGGGCATCACCCAGATCAACAGCAGCGAAAGCGAGCACGCCCGCTTCGAGGAAATCGGTACACGAGTCCAGAATGCTCTGGCCGGCGACCTCTACAGTCGGGAACTGCTCAACGACGTGCGCCAGGCCCTTGCCGGCGCGGCCGGGAACTGA
- a CDS encoding TRAP transporter small permease subunit — protein MLKLILSFRRGLEWVEVMVLCLLVAGLAGLSFLQVVLRLAHGGLLWADPLIRHGVLWIAFVGGALATSRTRHISIDALGRLVTGTGRRWLHVGISAVGLWITLRLCAAALTFLEIEQGAGESVAGIPHDVIILIIPVGFALIALHFVLEILLGLLGHLPVREETP, from the coding sequence TTGCTGAAGCTGATCCTGAGCTTCAGGCGTGGCCTGGAATGGGTCGAGGTCATGGTGCTCTGCCTCTTGGTGGCGGGTCTGGCCGGTCTCTCCTTCCTGCAGGTCGTGTTGCGCCTGGCACATGGCGGTCTGCTCTGGGCCGACCCGCTGATTCGCCATGGGGTACTCTGGATCGCCTTCGTGGGTGGGGCGCTGGCCACCAGCCGCACACGGCACATTTCCATTGACGCGCTGGGACGGCTTGTCACGGGCACGGGGCGGCGCTGGCTGCATGTGGGCATCTCCGCGGTGGGGCTCTGGATCACATTGCGACTCTGCGCGGCCGCACTGACCTTCCTCGAGATCGAGCAGGGCGCCGGTGAGTCCGTGGCCGGCATTCCCCACGACGTGATCATTCTGATCATTCCCGTTGGCTTCGCCCTGATCGCCCTGCACTTCGTGCTCGAGATCCTGCTGGGCCTGCTGGGGCACCTGCCCGTCCGGGAGGAAACCCCATGA
- a CDS encoding TRAP transporter large permease subunit, with the protein MIQGLLIALMALLGVPLFVIIGWIALLAFTSAEIDTAALIIELYRMASQPVLVAIPLFTVAGFLLAESGSPARIIRLSRAALSWLPGGLAVVSLIACAVFTAFTGASGVTIIAMGGLLFPILIKEGYPERFTLGLMTTSGSLGLLFPPSLPIILYGLVSGVSIDGLFRAGLLPGLLMLLILGGWAIHVSRGANIPRPAFRLSELLAALREAIWELPLPFLVLWLIYGGIVTPAEAAAVTACYVLLVEVLVYRDIPVRKLPGIVGESMTLVGAVLLILGVALGFTNYLVDAEVPQSLLAWMQGWITSPVMFLMVLNVFLLLVGCLMDIFSAIIVVVPLILPVAESYGVDPLHLGVIFLANLEIGYMTPPVGLNLFIASFRFKRPVLELYRASFVYLLLLLVALMIITWVPWLSLWLGYWGA; encoded by the coding sequence ATGATCCAGGGGCTCCTGATCGCCTTGATGGCCCTGCTGGGCGTCCCGCTGTTCGTGATCATCGGCTGGATCGCCCTGCTGGCCTTCACCAGCGCCGAGATCGACACGGCCGCGCTGATCATCGAACTGTACCGCATGGCCAGCCAGCCCGTGCTGGTGGCGATTCCGCTCTTCACGGTGGCCGGGTTCCTGCTGGCCGAATCCGGCTCTCCGGCGCGCATCATCCGTCTCAGCCGGGCCGCGCTCTCCTGGCTGCCAGGTGGACTGGCGGTGGTCAGCCTGATCGCCTGTGCCGTGTTCACCGCCTTCACCGGAGCCAGTGGTGTCACGATCATCGCCATGGGCGGCCTGCTCTTTCCGATCCTGATCAAGGAAGGCTACCCGGAACGCTTCACCCTGGGTCTGATGACCACCAGCGGCAGTCTGGGGCTGCTGTTTCCTCCCAGCCTGCCGATCATTCTGTACGGCCTTGTGTCCGGTGTGTCCATTGACGGACTGTTTCGCGCGGGGCTGCTGCCCGGACTGCTGATGCTGCTGATCCTGGGGGGCTGGGCGATTCACGTGTCGCGTGGAGCCAACATTCCCCGCCCGGCCTTCAGGCTCAGTGAACTGCTGGCGGCGTTGCGTGAAGCGATCTGGGAGCTGCCGCTGCCCTTCCTGGTGCTCTGGCTGATCTACGGGGGCATCGTCACTCCCGCCGAGGCCGCCGCGGTCACCGCGTGTTACGTGCTGCTGGTGGAAGTGCTGGTCTATCGCGACATCCCCGTGCGCAAGTTGCCCGGCATCGTCGGTGAAAGCATGACCCTGGTGGGGGCCGTGCTGCTGATTCTGGGTGTGGCGCTGGGCTTCACCAACTACCTGGTGGATGCGGAAGTGCCCCAGAGCCTGCTGGCCTGGATGCAGGGCTGGATCACCTCGCCCGTGATGTTCCTGATGGTGCTGAACGTCTTCCTGCTGCTGGTCGGTTGTCTGATGGACATCTTCAGCGCGATCATCGTGGTGGTGCCCCTGATCCTGCCGGTGGCCGAATCCTACGGAGTGGATCCGCTGCACCTTGGGGTCATCTTCCTGGCCAACCTGGAAATCGGCTACATGACTCCGCCCGTGGGACTGAACCTCTTCATCGCCAGTTTCCGATTCAAGCGCCCCGTGCTGGAGTTGTACCGGGCCAGTTTCGTCTACCTGCTGCTGCTGCTGGTGGCCCTGATGATCATCACCTGGGTTCCCTGGCTGTCACTCTGGCTTGGATACTGGGGGGCTTGA
- a CDS encoding DUF3108 domain-containing protein, whose translation MSHIPVRPLRSWATLLLVLGLCSLLAADHGPRQHALDLWMTYRDADAAAAFEKLGGDPIARLNSLQIRAMALIRELEAGPDNARAMAIRQELRTMGRQCQTVGSNDRTIRFLASHHGGRLLLAAGDTLAALGALKSARSLDPGNQQNGRLLLVATEKLGSPTDLETAARQQLKDRPDNPWCWWFLGKALQRQGRQAEALDQWRQGLEVFPLRPMLEAAIREAGPRDPARSRAWLETLARRYTHVYDDSLLHGFARAQGVEHLLAGLPSVTSLRERENRGFPQFFPVGREWEYAVSFGIIPLGSLIVGVRGEETIPDSGGRKAMRVYYKIDSNPIYTWLIDLHDEYESLIPLHCLHSLEFNQFSTEGNDRYENKYRSDFQRGEMSIRGYHKAGDVHIETLPLAQEVFDGLSLLYAARRQVRENTYGPVLTVVDEEMHRTLIEPDGRDEIKLGNRRQPVIMVHGLADYQGIAGLTGEFWGSFTDDAKALPVEAKFQIKVGRISLKLKDTRDR comes from the coding sequence ATGAGTCACATTCCCGTCCGTCCATTGCGCTCCTGGGCCACTCTGCTGCTGGTGCTGGGGCTGTGCTCGCTGCTGGCGGCCGATCACGGCCCCCGTCAGCACGCCCTGGATCTCTGGATGACGTACAGGGACGCCGACGCCGCGGCGGCCTTCGAGAAGCTGGGCGGAGATCCGATCGCCCGGCTCAATTCCCTCCAGATTCGCGCGATGGCCCTGATTCGCGAGCTGGAAGCCGGGCCCGACAATGCGCGGGCCATGGCCATTCGCCAGGAGCTGCGCACCATGGGCCGCCAGTGCCAGACAGTGGGCAGCAACGATCGCACGATCCGGTTCCTGGCCAGCCATCATGGCGGGCGCCTGCTGTTGGCCGCCGGTGACACACTGGCCGCACTGGGCGCTCTGAAGTCCGCGCGCTCGCTGGATCCGGGCAACCAGCAGAATGGGCGTCTGCTGCTGGTGGCCACGGAAAAGCTGGGCAGCCCGACCGACCTGGAAACCGCGGCTCGGCAGCAGCTCAAGGACCGGCCGGACAATCCCTGGTGCTGGTGGTTTCTGGGCAAGGCGCTCCAGCGTCAGGGCCGACAGGCCGAGGCACTGGATCAGTGGCGCCAGGGCCTGGAGGTGTTTCCCCTGCGGCCGATGCTGGAAGCCGCGATCCGCGAAGCGGGCCCGCGTGACCCGGCCCGCAGTCGCGCCTGGCTGGAAACGCTGGCACGACGCTATACCCATGTCTACGACGACAGTCTGTTGCACGGATTCGCCCGGGCCCAGGGCGTGGAACACCTGCTGGCCGGCCTGCCCAGCGTCACCTCATTGCGCGAGCGCGAAAACAGGGGATTCCCGCAGTTCTTTCCGGTGGGGCGCGAGTGGGAGTACGCCGTGTCCTTCGGCATCATTCCGCTGGGCAGTCTGATCGTGGGTGTGCGTGGCGAGGAAACGATTCCCGACAGCGGGGGCCGCAAGGCGATGCGCGTGTACTACAAGATCGACAGCAATCCGATCTACACCTGGCTGATCGACCTGCACGACGAGTACGAGTCGTTGATTCCCCTGCATTGCCTGCACAGCCTGGAGTTCAACCAGTTCAGCACCGAAGGCAACGACCGCTACGAGAACAAGTACCGCAGCGATTTCCAGCGGGGCGAGATGTCCATTCGTGGATATCACAAGGCCGGGGATGTGCACATCGAGACCCTGCCCCTGGCCCAGGAGGTCTTTGACGGCCTGTCGCTGCTCTATGCGGCACGGCGCCAGGTGCGCGAGAACACCTACGGGCCCGTGCTGACGGTCGTGGATGAGGAAATGCACCGCACCCTGATCGAGCCCGACGGACGCGACGAGATCAAATTGGGCAATCGCCGCCAACCGGTGATCATGGTCCACGGACTGGCCGACTACCAGGGCATCGCGGGCCTGACGGGTGAATTCTGGGGCAGCTTCACCGATGATGCCAAGGCTCTGCCCGTGGAGGCCAAGTTCCAGATCAAGGTCGGGCGCATCTCCTTGAAGCTGAAGGATACGCGTGATCGCTGA
- the rfaE2 gene encoding D-glycero-beta-D-manno-heptose 1-phosphate adenylyltransferase, whose product MHNKIVSLSEAVAWRLDRLQRQERVVFTNGVFDLLHAGHVEYLTRARQLGDVLMVGLNSDSSVRRLKGISRPLSNEEDRALVLSALEMVDRVVLFSQDTPRELILELRPDILVKGADYSIDTIVGASDVIAAGGKVETVALREGRSSSGLIERILSGQGIRLPDDPAVNLP is encoded by the coding sequence ATGCACAACAAGATCGTCAGCTTGAGCGAGGCCGTGGCCTGGCGCCTTGACCGCCTGCAGCGCCAGGAACGGGTGGTGTTCACCAACGGGGTATTCGACCTGCTGCATGCGGGCCATGTGGAGTACCTCACCCGGGCTCGTCAACTGGGCGATGTGCTGATGGTGGGCCTGAATTCCGATTCCAGCGTCCGGCGCCTGAAGGGCATCTCACGCCCGCTGTCCAATGAGGAAGACCGGGCTCTCGTGCTCTCGGCCCTCGAGATGGTCGACCGCGTGGTGCTGTTCTCCCAGGACACCCCACGCGAGCTGATTCTGGAGTTGCGCCCGGACATTCTGGTCAAGGGGGCCGACTACAGCATTGACACCATCGTGGGTGCCAGCGACGTGATCGCCGCCGGAGGAAAGGTCGAAACCGTGGCCCTGCGGGAGGGACGCAGCAGCAGCGGGCTGATCGAACGCATTCTCAGCGGCCAAGGCATCCGATTGCCCGACGATCCAGCCGTCAATCTCCCTTGA
- the pruA gene encoding L-glutamate gamma-semialdehyde dehydrogenase, which produces MLQAYAVPVPVNEAVRSYAPGSPERRAIRLKLAELRTSTPDIPLLINGVERHTDTRRKAVMPHNHAHVLANCSLASPAEASEAIAGAMAALPAWAAMSFEDRAAIFLRAADLLSGPYRDEINAATMLCQSKTVFQAEIDAACELADFLRFNVFFARRMMDEQPISPEGMWNRLEYRGLEGFVFAISPFNFTSIGGNLPTSPVLMGSVAIWKPATTAIYSNWVFMRLMREAGLPAGVIQFLPFAGGTCSDVILAHPDLAGIHFTGSTGVFNSFWKTVGANMDTYRNYPRIVGETGGKDFIFAHSSSPVKALATAMVRGAFEYQGQKCSAASRAYIPSSLWPAVRDEVGRQLKEIRMGDPEDFGNFVAAVIDANAYSSIKGYIDHARDSSDAEIIFGGHCDDTVGWFIEPTLIQAHTPDYLSMREEIFGPVLSVYVYEDAAYEETLAIADRTSPYALTGAVFGQDRQAVALAARVLRNAAGNFYINDKPTGAVVGQQPFGGARKSGTNDKAGSAYNLMRWTSIRTIKETFCAAEHFAYPFLSSEE; this is translated from the coding sequence ATGCTTCAAGCCTATGCCGTCCCGGTTCCCGTGAATGAAGCCGTGCGCTCGTATGCGCCCGGCAGTCCCGAACGCCGCGCGATCCGACTCAAGCTGGCCGAGTTGCGCACCAGCACCCCGGACATCCCCCTGTTGATCAATGGAGTCGAAAGGCATACGGACACGCGGCGCAAGGCCGTGATGCCCCACAATCATGCCCATGTGCTGGCCAATTGCAGCCTGGCCTCGCCGGCCGAGGCCAGCGAAGCCATCGCGGGTGCCATGGCCGCCCTTCCCGCCTGGGCCGCCATGTCCTTCGAAGACCGGGCCGCCATTTTCCTGCGGGCCGCCGATCTGCTCAGCGGGCCATACCGCGACGAGATCAACGCCGCCACCATGCTCTGCCAGAGCAAGACCGTGTTCCAGGCCGAAATCGATGCCGCCTGCGAGCTGGCCGATTTCCTGCGTTTCAATGTGTTCTTCGCCCGCCGCATGATGGACGAGCAGCCGATCAGCCCGGAAGGCATGTGGAATCGCCTTGAGTACCGTGGGCTCGAAGGCTTCGTCTTCGCGATCAGTCCCTTCAACTTCACCTCCATCGGCGGCAACCTGCCCACCAGCCCGGTGCTGATGGGCTCGGTGGCCATCTGGAAGCCGGCCACCACGGCCATCTACAGCAACTGGGTCTTCATGCGCCTGATGCGCGAGGCGGGACTGCCCGCCGGTGTGATCCAGTTTCTGCCCTTCGCGGGCGGCACCTGCAGCGATGTGATCCTGGCCCACCCCGACCTGGCCGGCATTCATTTCACCGGTTCCACGGGCGTGTTCAACAGTTTCTGGAAGACCGTGGGTGCCAACATGGACACCTACCGCAACTATCCTCGCATCGTGGGGGAAACCGGCGGCAAGGACTTCATCTTCGCCCATTCCAGCAGCCCCGTGAAAGCGCTGGCAACGGCCATGGTACGCGGGGCCTTCGAGTACCAGGGGCAGAAGTGCTCGGCGGCCAGCCGGGCCTACATTCCCAGCAGCCTCTGGCCCGCGGTCCGTGACGAGGTGGGTCGCCAGCTCAAGGAAATCCGGATGGGCGACCCCGAAGACTTCGGCAATTTCGTGGCGGCCGTGATCGACGCCAATGCGTACTCCAGCATCAAGGGCTACATCGATCATGCACGTGACTCCAGTGATGCCGAGATCATCTTCGGAGGACACTGCGACGACACGGTGGGCTGGTTCATCGAGCCCACCTTGATCCAGGCTCACACTCCGGACTACCTGAGCATGCGTGAAGAGATCTTCGGGCCGGTCCTCAGTGTGTACGTCTACGAAGACGCGGCTTACGAAGAGACGCTGGCGATCGCCGACCGCACCAGCCCCTACGCCCTGACGGGTGCGGTCTTCGGACAGGATCGGCAGGCCGTGGCACTGGCCGCGCGTGTGCTGCGCAACGCGGCGGGCAACTTCTACATCAACGACAAGCCCACGGGCGCGGTGGTCGGCCAGCAACCCTTCGGCGGAGCGCGCAAGTCGGGCACCAATGACAAAGCTGGCAGTGCTTACAACCTGATGCGCTGGACCAGCATCCGCACGATCAAGGAAACCTTCTGCGCCGCCGAGCATTTCGCCTATCCGTTCCTGTCAAGCGAAGAGTAG
- the dprA gene encoding DNA-protecting protein DprA — MDVSLSTPGLPDPLELAVRMAIRLPRRIKRFLLSRLPAQSLDTLLDGVPLGRNARVELERILSGPELPRTIGALERGEMHLLLPGSPNWPALLEEMPDPPMALFARGRPDLLARDSVAVVGTRRPLPQAGKLAEQLGELLGGLGLLCVSGGAMGVDSRAHAGAGPARTCAVLGCGLDWIWPRENRALLEAIGREGVLLSEYPPWFQAQTWSFPRRNRLISGLSRAVIVVQAPARSGALITAATALDQNRELWVCAGPWEDAAWEGSHRLIREGARLLGKRDHVLEELATLPLKARLRPPETERRSDHASSMRDPEQGRLLGQEWARTLLRHLDPPPTLDLLAQRLGMRAGELTGKLLELELAGLVSHQPGDRWIRLEPGH, encoded by the coding sequence ATGGATGTCTCACTTTCCACTCCCGGTCTGCCGGATCCGCTGGAACTGGCGGTGCGCATGGCCATTCGCCTGCCACGCAGGATCAAGCGCTTCCTGTTGTCGCGCCTGCCTGCCCAGTCCCTGGACACACTTCTTGACGGAGTTCCGCTGGGTCGCAATGCGCGCGTCGAACTCGAGCGCATTCTGAGTGGCCCGGAACTTCCACGAACGATCGGCGCTCTGGAGCGTGGTGAGATGCACCTCCTGCTGCCCGGGTCGCCGAACTGGCCAGCATTGCTGGAGGAGATGCCAGATCCCCCGATGGCGCTGTTCGCCCGGGGAAGGCCCGACCTGCTGGCCAGGGATTCGGTGGCCGTGGTCGGCACCCGTCGCCCCCTTCCACAGGCCGGAAAGCTGGCGGAGCAGCTGGGCGAGCTCCTGGGTGGCCTGGGGTTGCTCTGTGTGAGCGGGGGCGCAATGGGTGTTGACAGCCGCGCACACGCTGGTGCGGGACCAGCCCGGACATGTGCTGTACTGGGCTGCGGGCTGGACTGGATCTGGCCCAGGGAAAATCGGGCTCTTCTGGAAGCGATCGGCCGCGAGGGAGTGCTGCTCAGTGAGTACCCGCCCTGGTTCCAGGCCCAGACCTGGAGTTTTCCCCGGCGCAACAGACTGATCTCCGGCCTGTCGCGCGCGGTGATCGTGGTGCAGGCTCCGGCACGCAGCGGGGCGCTGATCACCGCCGCAACGGCCCTCGATCAGAACCGGGAACTCTGGGTCTGTGCGGGCCCCTGGGAAGACGCCGCCTGGGAGGGGTCACACCGCCTGATCCGTGAGGGTGCCCGTCTGCTGGGCAAACGGGACCATGTGCTCGAGGAGCTGGCCACACTCCCGCTCAAGGCGCGCTTGCGGCCGCCGGAGACGGAGCGGCGGTCGGACCATGCATCCAGCATGCGGGACCCGGAACAAGGTCGGCTGCTGGGGCAGGAGTGGGCAAGGACCCTGTTGCGGCATCTGGACCCTCCGCCCACGCTGGACCTGCTGGCGCAACGGCTGGGCATGCGAGCGGGCGAATTGACCGGCAAGCTGCTCGAACTGGAATTGGCGGGGCTGGTCAGTCATCAGCCAGGAGATCGCTGGATCCGGTTGGAGCCGGGGCACTGA